Genomic segment of Agrobacterium larrymoorei:
GCAAGTTATGGCACAGGCTTCAGCCTTTAAAACTAAGGAGTTTTAAAGTTTGACTTGGATAATCTGCGTTTCGTTGATGGAGACACAAGAGATAAAGAAGTAATCGTTACGCGCTCTTGTTCGCGTCCATTTTCGCTTGCGTCTATGCAAAAGCAATCGAGAACCGACTTTTCTATAGTCGTCAGTTCAGCACCATGCCTGGACACTGGGAATAGTTGCTGCAAACAAGCTGTTCAAAAACCTGCGAGGGGAGCTATATTACTGGGTCTCGCCATCGAAAAAGATCAGGCGGCAGACGCCACGACCCGGTTACGCCCGCCATTCTTCGCCTCATACAGCGCGCGGTCTGCCTGACGCAGAAGCTGCTCGGGCGTTTCAACGGAAACAGCGTTGGAAGCGATACCAAGAGAGGCCGTGATGTGCAGTTCCCGACCGGAACGCAGCACGAAAGCACGGTCTTCGATGATGGAGCGCAGGCGCTCCGCGACCATCGCAGCCATCTCAACAGGCGTATCGGGCATGACCACCACGAACTCTTCGCCGCCATAGCGGCAGGCCAGATCCGCACCACGCACGGTGGAGCGAAGGCGGGCAGCGAATTCGCGCAGAACTTCATCACCGGCATCATGCCCATAGGTATCGTTCACCTGCTTGAAGCGGTCGATATCGGTAATGCAGACGGAAAGCGGGCGGCCACGGGTGGCAGCACGGTTGAACAGCGTCTTGAGATGGGTATCGAGGTAACGGCGGTTGTTGAGGCCTGTCAGGCCATCGATGACCGCCAGTTCCATCGTGTGGTTCAGGCTCTCGCGCAGACGGTCGTTGAAGCGCTTGCGCTTAACCTGCGTCAGCGTGCGCGCCACCAACTCGTTCGGATCGACCGGGCGCACGATGTAATCATTGACCCCGAGTTCCAGCGAGCGGATGACCATATTGTCATCCCCCTGCTCCGTTACGAGCAGTAGCGGCAGGAAACGCGTTCGGTCCAGCGAGCGCAGCTGCGAACACAGGCGCAGCGGATCGAAATTATCGAAATTCGAGTTGATGATCACCAGCTCGTACGGGTTCTCGGCTGCCTCGAACAGGGCATTGCCGGGATCGGTGATCGCCACGACTTCCGCCGCAGGTTTCAAAGCCTTGATGATGCGTTCCTGAGAACTCGCGCGGCCATCGACCAGCAACACCTTGCCGGGCTTTTCGATGTGACCATCTTCACCAATGGCGTCTTCGAGGCCGATGGTCTTCGCGGTTGCGGCGCGGCCACGCATCTCGTCGCTCATCGTTTTCAGGCGCGCTAGGCTTTTCACGCGGGATATGAGTTGCAGGTCATTGACCGGCTTCGTCAAAAAATCATCGGCACCGGCTTTCAAGCCGCGCACGCGGTCCGAAGGCTGGTCGAGCGCCGTCACCATCACGACCGGGATATGCGCTGTCTTGGGATTGGCTTTGAGACGCTCGCACACCTCGAAGCCATCCATATCCGGCATCATGATGTCGAGCAGAATGACATCCACCTGCTCCCGGTTACAGATTTCCAATGCCCTGCGGCCATTTTCGGCGCAGACGACATCAAAATATTCAGCGAGCAGACGCGCTTCCAGAAATTTCACATTAGCTGGAATGTCGTCGACGACCAGAATTCTAGCAGTCATTGGCTCGCCCCTGTCGCCTTATGCATCGCCGAGATATGTTTTTATCGTCTCTATGAATTTCGGAACGGAAATTGGCTTGGAAACATAGGCCTCGCATCCGCCTTGGCGAATACGCTCCTCATCCCCCTTCATCGCAAAAGCCGTAACCGCAATCACTGGAATCACATGCAGTTCGTCATCTTCCTTGAGCCATTTGGTGACTTCAAGGCCGGAGACTTCAGGCAGCTGAATATCCATGAGAATAAGATCGGGCCGGTGCTTGCGCGCAAGGTCAAGCGCTTCCATGCCATTGCGGGTCTGGATCGTGGTATAGCCGGATGCCTCGATCAGATCGCGAAAGAGCTTCATGTTCAGCTCGTTGTCTTCAACTATCATGACCTGCTTGGGCATGGTGGCAGTCCTTGTTCCGCTTTGAAACCTTCCTCTGGACATATAAGTTGTCGCAGAACCGATTCCATTATCCCCCGCGCAGTATGCTAGGGCGATTTGGTTGAGAAATAGGTAACTCGGGTAAAGAAATGTTGCGTGATACAAAAAGCGGCAAGTTGACCACCAGAGACCCCGAGGAAACGGTAACCGCCATACTTGGCTGGCTTGCGAACGAGCCGGATATGCTTGCCCGTTTCCTCGCGCTGAGCGGCCTGCAACCCAACATGCTGCGCCAGGCTTTCAGCGACCCCGGCTTTCTCGCGGGCCTGACGGATTTCATCATGAGCCACGAACCGGACCTCCTGGCTTTCTGCGAAGCCACCGGCTGCAAGCCGGAAGACGTACAGGCGGCATGGCATCGTTATTCTGGACCCGGGCTGGATTCCGGGGTCTATTGAAGCTTCAAGACTGGCGCGAACGCTGCTTCAATACGGTTGTTGCGTAGGATTCGAGCACACTGTTCATGCGCGTTTGATAGCCCTTGCCCGTCGACTTGTAAGCCTCGACAACCGACTTCTTCACCCGAAGCGTGATCTGCTGTGTTCCCTCAGGCTCCACATACTTTGCGTTCGCCCAGAAGTTCTCATCCAGTTCGGGGATGTCTGAATAATCGAGTTCCTCATCCGGCATTGCGGCAAGCGCTTCAAGACTCAACTCTTTTTCGTATTTCTTCGTCATACCGTTTCCTTTCCCGACGGTTCGCTGGACGCGCCGAAATAATGCCTATCAGTCAGGCTTTTTGAAAACGTCATCAAATATTGTACAAGAAGCTTATCCACTTGAGGTGGCATTGGCAAAGGATTATGGTCAAGACCGTTCTCTTTTTGTTTCTTGGCCATGCCCGCGATTTTGAACTACGATCCCGGTTTCTGTCGTGATTGTCTGGCTGGCCAGCCGGAGGCGTTTAGGCGTTGTCGGAAATGTGGCAGTCCGCGCCTGCTCTATCACGCCGAGCTTTATGATCTCACCATCGCGCATATCGACTGCGATGCCTTTTATGCTTCCGTCGAGAAGCGCGACAACCCGGACCTCGCCGACAAGCCCTTGATCATCGGCGGCGGCAAGCGGGGTGTGGTTTCGACTGCCTGTTACATCGCCCGCATCCACGGCGTGCGTTCCGCCATGCCGATGTTCAAGGCGCTCGAAGCCTGCCCGGATGCGGTGGTGATAAAGCCGAACATGGAGAAATACAGCCTCGTCGGAAGGCAGATCCGCGCGATGATGCAGGATTTGACGCCGCTCGTGCAGCCGCTGTCGATCGATGAAGCGTTTCTCGATCTCTCCGGCACCGAGCGTTTGCACCACGATCCCCCTGCCCGCGTTCTTGCCAATTTTGCCCGGCGGGTGGAAAAGGAAATCGGGATCAGCGTTTCCGTCGGCCTGTCCTACTGCAAGTTTCTGGCAAAGGTGGCCTCCGATCTTCAGAAGCCGCGCGGTTTTTCGGTGATTGGCGAAAAGGAGGCGACGGCCTTTTTGGCCACGCGTCCGGTCACCACGATTTGGGGTGTCGGCAAAGCTTTTGCCGCAACGCTCGAGGCGGATGGCATTCGCATGATCTCGCAGTTGCAGGAGATGGAAGAGACGGAACTGATGCGCAAATATGGCTCCATGGGCCAGCGCCTGTTCCGCCTTGCACGCGGCATTGATGACCGCGAGGTCCATACCAATGATCCGGCCAAGAGCGTTTCTTCCGAAACCACATTCTTCAATGACATTTCGCGCCATGACGATCTTGTGCCGATCCTGCGTTCGCTTTCGGAAAAGGTCGCCTGGCGGTTGAAGAAGAATGCGACGGCCGGGCACACTGTCGTCCTCAAGATGAAGACATCCGACTTCAAATCCCGCACGCGCAACCGCAGGCTGGAGGACCCGACCCAGC
This window contains:
- a CDS encoding DUF3572 domain-containing protein, coding for MLRDTKSGKLTTRDPEETVTAILGWLANEPDMLARFLALSGLQPNMLRQAFSDPGFLAGLTDFIMSHEPDLLAFCEATGCKPEDVQAAWHRYSGPGLDSGVY
- a CDS encoding BrnA antitoxin family protein, with the translated sequence MTKKYEKELSLEALAAMPDEELDYSDIPELDENFWANAKYVEPEGTQQITLRVKKSVVEAYKSTGKGYQTRMNSVLESYATTVLKQRSRQS
- a CDS encoding response regulator, which gives rise to MPKQVMIVEDNELNMKLFRDLIEASGYTTIQTRNGMEALDLARKHRPDLILMDIQLPEVSGLEVTKWLKEDDELHVIPVIAVTAFAMKGDEERIRQGGCEAYVSKPISVPKFIETIKTYLGDA
- a CDS encoding PleD family two-component system response regulator, with amino-acid sequence MTARILVVDDIPANVKFLEARLLAEYFDVVCAENGRRALEICNREQVDVILLDIMMPDMDGFEVCERLKANPKTAHIPVVMVTALDQPSDRVRGLKAGADDFLTKPVNDLQLISRVKSLARLKTMSDEMRGRAATAKTIGLEDAIGEDGHIEKPGKVLLVDGRASSQERIIKALKPAAEVVAITDPGNALFEAAENPYELVIINSNFDNFDPLRLCSQLRSLDRTRFLPLLLVTEQGDDNMVIRSLELGVNDYIVRPVDPNELVARTLTQVKRKRFNDRLRESLNHTMELAVIDGLTGLNNRRYLDTHLKTLFNRAATRGRPLSVCITDIDRFKQVNDTYGHDAGDEVLREFAARLRSTVRGADLACRYGGEEFVVVMPDTPVEMAAMVAERLRSIIEDRAFVLRSGRELHITASLGIASNAVSVETPEQLLRQADRALYEAKNGGRNRVVASAA
- a CDS encoding DNA polymerase IV is translated as MPAILNYDPGFCRDCLAGQPEAFRRCRKCGSPRLLYHAELYDLTIAHIDCDAFYASVEKRDNPDLADKPLIIGGGKRGVVSTACYIARIHGVRSAMPMFKALEACPDAVVIKPNMEKYSLVGRQIRAMMQDLTPLVQPLSIDEAFLDLSGTERLHHDPPARVLANFARRVEKEIGISVSVGLSYCKFLAKVASDLQKPRGFSVIGEKEATAFLATRPVTTIWGVGKAFAATLEADGIRMISQLQEMEETELMRKYGSMGQRLFRLARGIDDREVHTNDPAKSVSSETTFFNDISRHDDLVPILRSLSEKVAWRLKKNATAGHTVVLKMKTSDFKSRTRNRRLEDPTQLADRIFRTGLSLLEKETDGTKFRLIGIGVTDLCDPALADPPDLVDKSAGRRAAAEAAMDKLREKFGKGTVETGYTFGAKK